The following are from one region of the Neurospora crassa OR74A linkage group III, whole genome shotgun sequence genome:
- the nst-5 gene encoding SIR2 family histone deacetylase — protein MSTLATTAAGTLRMRIPYRELPPPTTIIPATATTLPGAVAALKSFLTAPPPSGLPNRTVILTGAGLSVASGLADYRGVNGTYRVNKDYKPIFHHEFLASHETRQRYWARSYIGWRGLGRAGPNPGHYAIRDLGNLLTERYSGDRNNKSITGVITQNVDSFHKMSHPDIQTVELHGTLASVVCTSCRNQFPRDEYQTTLARLNPIWADFLREALASGALETEDIEERNKKGIKMNPDGDVDLAEAPYTTFRYPACPSCLKEPPRLADGTKTWVEIDKDGAWIPSSTAGVLKPAVIMFGESISAEVKSEAEKAIDNAGRMLILGTSLATYSAWRLAQRAKLRGMPIAIVSIGGVRREEMFFEDLDPKMAGPHGVRVEMATEQLLPALVEELKSYNNGAMVAEVPVGRLFTGRVR, from the coding sequence ATGTCCACCCTAGCGACAACAGCAGCCGGCACCCTCCGAATGCGGATTCCCTACCGAGAGCTGCCTCCCCCGACCACCATCATACCTGCCACCGCCACGACCCTGCCCGGCGCCGTGGCTGCTCTCAAGTCATTCCTCACCGCCCCTCCGCCGTCCGGTTTACCCAATCGAACTGTCATCCTCACCGGTGCCGGCCTTTCCGTGGCCAGCGGCTTAGCCGACTACCGTGGCGTCAACGGCACCTACCGGGTCAATAAGGACTACAAGCCGATTTTCCACCACGAGTTTCTCGCCAGCCACGAGACGCGGCAGCGATACTGGGCACGAAGCTACATCGGATGGAGGGGTCTGGGACGGGCCGGCCCGAACCCGGGCCACTACGCGATCCGGGACCTTGGGAATCTGCTCACCGAGCGCTACAGCGGTGACCGAAACAACAAAAGCATTACGGGTGTAATCACACAGAATGTCGATTCCTTCCACAAAATGAGCCATCCCGATATACAAACCGTCGAATTGCACGGGACTCTAGCCTCGGTTGTTTGTACATCGTGCCGGAACCAATTTCCTCGAGATGAGTATCAAACCACACTGGCCAGGCTCAACCCGATCTGGGCCGATTTCCTTCGCGAGGCGCTGGCATCAGGAGCCCTGGAGACGGAGGACATTGAAGAACGGAACAAGAAGGGTATCAAGATGAACCCAGATGGTGATGTGGACCTGGCCGAGGCACCTTACACCACGTTTCGTTACCCAGCATGTCCGTCGTGTCTGAAGGAGCCGCCACGTCTTGCAGATGGCACCAAGACATGGGTAGAAATCGACAAAGATGGTGCATGGATACCGTCCAGTACTGCGGGAGTTCTGAAACCGGCAGTAATCATGTTTGGAGAGAGTATAAGCGCCGAGGTCAAGAGCGAGGCGGAAAAGGCCATTGACAATGCCGGACGAATGCTCATCTTAGGCACCTCTCTCGCGACCTACTCGGCTTGGCGGCTGGCACAGCGGGCGAAGCTCCGAGGAATGCCTATAGCCATTGTGAGCATCGGTGGTGTGAGGCGCGAAGAGATGTTCTTTGAAGATCTAGACCCTAAGATGGCCGGTCCTCATGGGGTTAGAGTGGAGATGGCTACTGAACAGCTGTTACCGGCGCTCGTGGAGGAGCTCAAGAGTTATAACAATGGGGCCATGGTGGCCGAGGTACCCGTGGGCAGGTTGTTTACTGGACGGGTCCGCTAG
- the crn gene encoding coronin-6: MSGRFVRASKYRHVFGKPTRKEFCYDNLRISHNAWDTNLIKANPEYLAVNWESSGGGAFAVIPLNERGKLPDQIPLFRGHTAAVLDTDWNPFNDRLIASASDDGKVFVWQVPENFTLYTDAEEPADVSPLSKLSGHTRKVGHVLFNPAAENILASSSGDLTVKFWDVETGQAPIAIKHPDIVQSLSWSANGTMLVTTSRDKKLRVWDVRQQSAVHEYQGHEGAKNSRAVWLGEHNRIATTGFSRMSDRQVALWEPGRKDPIGGFTSLDSISGVCMPFWDDGSNCLYLAGKGDGNIRYFEYENDKLEFLAEYKSGDPQRGIAFVPRRGVNVHENEIMRAYKTVNDQYIEPISFTVPRRAETFQSDIYPPATGLKPAVSAQEWFDGKDGIPAKIDMESIYEGTAPREVPADYKPPTAVSSPIQPPVSKMESTPPPATRVPTSTVADQKASMSAIANKFQDNEDAEPSEGESSPFEEVSRPAARAAAPVSVRTSLPPASAGKTPSPTTYQTPVQKLASPVRTTAAAPAPASTASPSSGNVEASLSQITQLLEQQSRIIGAQSDKIQAQSQIISHLATEVETLKKRVGPGPQDQSERIRQLELELEAARS, from the exons ATGTCCGGCCGTTTCGTCAGAGCGTCGAAGTATC GACACGTCTTCGGCAAGCCCACGCGCAAGGAGTTCTGCTACGACAACCTTCGCATCAGCCACAATGCCTGGGACACCAACCTCataaag GCCAACCCCGAGTACTTGGCCGTCAACTGGGAGTCGAGCGGTGGTGGCGCCTTCGCCGTCATCCCCCTCAACGAGCGCGGCAAGCTTCCCGACCAAATACCGCTGTTCCGTGGCCacaccgccgccgtcctcgaCACTGACTG GAACCCCTTCAACGACCGCTTGATCGCCTCTGCCTCCGACGATGGAAAGGTGTTTGTCTGGCAGGTGCCCGAGAACTTCACCCTCTATACAGACGCCGAAGAGCCGGCCGATGTCTCACCCCTCAGCAAGCTCTCTGGCCACACGAG AAAGGTCGGCCATGTCCTCTTCAACCCCGCCGCCGAAAACATTCTCGCCTCGTCGTCCGGCGACTTGACGGTCAAGTTCTGGGACGTCGAGACCGGCCAAGCCCCCATCGCCATCAAGCACCCCGACATTGTGCAGTCTTTGTCGTGGAGCGCCAACGGCACAATGCTTGTCACCACCTCTCGCGACAAGAAGCTGCGCGTGTGGGATGTGCGCCAGCAGTCCGCAGTCCACGAATACCAGGGCCACGAGGGCGCCAAGAACAGTCGTGCTGTATGGCTTGGTGAACACAACCGTATCGCCACCACTGGTTTCTCCCGGATGAGTGACCGTCAGGTTGCCCTGTGGGAGCCTGGCAGGAAGGACCCCATCGGTGGTTTCACCTCGCTCGACTCCATCTCTGGTGTCTGCATGCCTTTCTGGG ATGACGGCTCTAACTGCCTGTACCTTGCTGGCAAGGG TGATGGCAACATTCGTTATTTCGAGTACGAGAACGACAAGTTGGAGTTCCTGGCCGAGTACAAGTCTGGTGACCCCCAGAGAGGTATTGCTTTTGTGCCTCGCCGTGGTGTCAACGTCCACGAGAACGAAATCATGAGGGCCTACAAGACCGTCAATGATCAGTACATCGAGCCCATCTCCTTCACTGTTCCCCGTCGTGCCGAGACCTTCCAGTCCGACATCTACCCCCCTGCGACCGGCCTCAAGCCCGCCGTGTCCGCCCAGGAGTGGTTTGACGGCAAGGACGGCATCCCGGCCAAGATCGACATGGAGAGCATCTACGAGGGTACCGCACCCAGGGAAGTTCCGGCCGATTACAAGCCTCCCACTGCCGTCTCGTCTCCTATCCAGCCCCCCGTGTCCAAGATGGAATCCACGCCCCCACCCGCTACTCGTGTGCCCACGTCGACCGTGGCGGACCAGAAGGCCTCCATGTCCGCTATTGCAAACAAGTTCCAGGATAACGAGGACGCCGAGCCAAGTGAGGGCGAGTCCTCTCCCTTCGAGGAGGTTTCGCGCCCCGCTGCTAGAGCCGCCGCCCCGGTTTCTGTGCGAACATCCCTTCCTCCCGCTTCCGCCGGCAAGACACCTTCCCCGACGACGTACCAGACCCCAGTCCAGAAGCTTGCCTCGCCAGTCAGGACCACCGCAGCCGCCCCTGCGCCTGCTTCTACcgcttccccttcctcggGAAACGTCGAGGCCTCTCTTTCCCAGATCACGCAGCTTCTTGAGCAGCAGAGCAGGATTATTGGTGCACAGAGCGACAAGATCCAGGCCCAGAGTCAGATCATCAGCCATCTTGCCACCGAAGTCGAGACCCTCAAGAAGAGGGTCGGACCCGGCCCGCAGGATCAGAGCGAGAGAATCAGACagttggagctggagctcGAGGCTGCTAGGTCGTAA